In Nitratireductor mangrovi, the genomic window CGGCTGCTCCTGCAAGGCCGTTTCCATCGAGACGGCGCAGTCAAAGCTCGATTGCAAGGTACTCGAAACCCTGCCCGACAAGACCATTCTTCTCGGCGTGCTCGACCTTTCCACCCATGAGGTTGAAACGCCCGAAACCGTCGCGGGACGTATCCGGCGCGCTCTGCCTTTCAAGGATGCAAGCAAGATCGTGGTAGCCCCGGATTGCGGGCTCAAATACCTGCCGCGTGACATCGCTCTCGGCAAGATGAAGGCGATGGCCGATGGCGCGGCAATCGTTCGCCGGGAACTGTCGTAGCATAGCTGAGGCCTCTCGCCGTCGCCTATGCCATGAAAAGCAGCGTCAGATAGGCGAGGATAACGGCCATCAGCCCGCGAAAGGCGATGGCGACGAAACGATATTTGGAACGGTTCACGGCGGCGAGATTGTCGACGTTCTCAAGATACTGGCCAAACAGGTACGCGGGATCACCGGTGCCGCGTGCATCGAGCAGGCGGGAGCGGTTGGTTGCCCAGCCTTTCCAGTAGAGCGACGTCGATGACCTAACGTGGCGGGGAAGCACCACGAGAACAGCAGATACAAGCGTCACAACCGCACCAGCAGCGAAAAAGATCGAAAGCGCCGCTACCAGCGGCTCGCTCTCCAGCAACCGCTGTAGTCTGAATACGGAACGCGCTTCGGCCGAAGAAACCAGAAACGCGAGCATGAAGGTAAATATGTACGCCGCCTTCTGATCGGCGATCCGTATTTGATCGTAGTATATGTCGTTAATTTTTTTCAGATGATCGAGATACTTGCTATCGTCGGTGACAGGGGTCACTGAGCGGCCTTCGTGTGCCTGGCTCTCAGTATTAAGTTCAACAATCTTGTTCATGGTGTTATATACGTCGTCGTAGGAGAAGATATACTGTATTTATAAAGTATCATCGATGTCAGCAACTTGACAGAGCGGAAAGAAACCGACCATAGCAGGCACAGCTGTCTATCGGGGCATTCCACGTTATGTATCGGTTGTCGTGCGCTCTCCTGGCGCTTGCTTTTTCCATATGTGCAAGCCCGGCCGCCGCGGAACTGTTCGCCCGCAAGTCGACCCCGGCGGGCTCGGTGATCACGCGCAAGGTTGGCGAGGAAGTCAGTTTCATAGACCTGACGGGCTGGCGTGGCGTAGACGTCAATCAGGATCTGCTGCCGGGAGACCTGCTTCGGACCAACGCGC contains:
- a CDS encoding Pycsar system effector family protein, whose protein sequence is MNKIVELNTESQAHEGRSVTPVTDDSKYLDHLKKINDIYYDQIRIADQKAAYIFTFMLAFLVSSAEARSVFRLQRLLESEPLVAALSIFFAAGAVVTLVSAVLVVLPRHVRSSTSLYWKGWATNRSRLLDARGTGDPAYLFGQYLENVDNLAAVNRSKYRFVAIAFRGLMAVILAYLTLLFMA